In one window of Spartinivicinus marinus DNA:
- a CDS encoding c-type cytochrome, producing MSDRFTKGMARNIYYGGSAFFVLLFLALTFHTTRELPQRDHRENLTEAVANGKLIWEENNCIGCHTLLGEGAYYAPELGNVFYRRGGEDSFKAFFQGWMKAQPLNIPGRRQMPQFNLSDQEIDDLAEFLEWTSKIEVNDWPPNQEG from the coding sequence ATGTCAGATCGATTTACCAAAGGCATGGCCAGGAATATATATTACGGAGGCAGTGCTTTTTTTGTATTACTATTCTTGGCACTAACATTTCATACAACACGAGAGTTACCACAACGAGATCATCGTGAAAATTTAACTGAAGCAGTAGCAAACGGTAAGCTGATATGGGAGGAAAATAATTGCATCGGCTGTCATACGTTATTAGGTGAGGGAGCTTATTATGCGCCTGAGTTGGGAAATGTATTTTATCGTCGAGGTGGAGAGGATAGCTTTAAAGCTTTTTTTCAAGGATGGATGAAAGCACAGCCTCTAAACATACCTGGTCGAAGACAAATGCCACAATTTAATTTAAGTGATCAGGAAATAGATGATTTAGCTGAGTTTCTTGAATGGACCTCAAAAATTGAGGTAAATGACTGGCCACCCAATCAGGAGGGTTAA
- a CDS encoding CbbQ/NirQ/NorQ/GpvN family protein: MTSANNLQKSMLPYYQPQANEVELFEYAFQHQLPVLIKGPTGCGKTRFVTHMAERLKRSLFTVACHDDLTAADLVGRHLIGPEGTWWQDGPLTCAVRQGGICYLDEVVEARKDTTVVLHPLADDRRVLPLERLGEQLVAAPEFMLIVSYNPGYQNLLKGMKPSTKQRFVSIRLDYPNAETERQIVANEANTSEGLAGRLVELATALRRLEQYDLDEVVSTRLLIYAAKMIDSGMSAHYACRACLAEPLTDDIAIVEALMDVVSIYFE; the protein is encoded by the coding sequence ATGACATCAGCCAACAACCTTCAAAAGTCCATGTTACCTTATTATCAGCCTCAAGCGAATGAGGTTGAGTTATTTGAATATGCTTTTCAACATCAATTGCCTGTATTGATTAAGGGGCCAACAGGGTGCGGTAAAACGCGTTTTGTTACTCATATGGCAGAACGTTTGAAACGTTCACTCTTTACAGTGGCATGTCATGATGACTTGACTGCTGCTGATTTAGTTGGTCGGCACTTAATTGGACCTGAAGGTACATGGTGGCAAGATGGTCCGCTAACCTGTGCGGTAAGGCAAGGAGGAATTTGTTATCTGGACGAGGTAGTGGAAGCGCGAAAGGATACTACCGTTGTACTACACCCGCTGGCAGATGATAGACGAGTTTTACCATTAGAACGGTTAGGTGAACAGTTGGTGGCTGCACCTGAGTTTATGTTGATTGTTTCCTATAATCCAGGTTATCAAAACTTATTAAAAGGGATGAAGCCTAGTACCAAGCAGCGCTTTGTTTCAATCCGTCTTGATTACCCTAATGCAGAGACTGAGAGACAAATTGTTGCTAATGAAGCTAACACTTCTGAAGGACTTGCAGGTCGTCTAGTAGAGCTGGCCACCGCTTTAAGACGGTTGGAGCAGTATGATTTAGATGAGGTGGTTTCAACTCGATTATTGATCTATGCGGCTAAGATGATTGATAGTGGTATGTCTGCCCATTATGCTTGTCGAGCCTGCTTAGCAGAGCCTTTAACTGATGATATTGCAATAGTAGAAGCATTAATGGACGTCGTTAGTATTTACTTTGAATAA
- a CDS encoding cytochrome D1 domain-containing protein, with protein MRYPSFVLSVFLASSLPISTPLLAKESSAPKQYEGTSSTVPPASAQIVRTPGAPNLSDADFSKAKQIYFERCAGCHGVLRKGATGKALVPKETQAKGQVYLETFIKFGSPGGMPSWKDELSPEEVTLMANYIQHDPPTPPEFGMKEMKATWKVAIKPEDRPKKQLNKLNLSNLFSVTLRDAGQIALVDGDTKNIVKVINTGYAVHISRLSSSGRYLFVIGRDAKINMIDLWMKEPASVAEIKVGLEARSVETSKFKGFEDKYAIAGSYWPPQYVIMNGESLEPLKIVSTRGMTVDTQEYHPEPRVAAIIASHEKPEFIVNVKETGKVLLVNYEDINNLKSTSIDTARFLHDGGWDKSHRYFLAAANKSNQIVVIDSRKGKLEAIVDVGKIPHPGRGANFTHPKYGPVWATSHLGDDSIALIGTDPSKHPQYAWKKVDTLQGQGGGSLFIKTHPKSKHLYVDTPLNPDEKISQSVAVFTLKNLDAGYKVLPIAEWANLGEGPKRVTQPEYNKAGDEVWFSVWNGKEQRSALVVVDDKTLKLKKVIDDKRLVTPTGKFNVHNTRFDIY; from the coding sequence ATGCGTTATCCCTCATTTGTATTATCTGTTTTTTTGGCAAGTTCATTGCCGATTTCAACGCCTCTTCTTGCAAAAGAATCCAGTGCTCCCAAACAATATGAGGGCACTTCTTCAACGGTACCACCTGCAAGTGCTCAAATTGTACGAACCCCTGGTGCACCCAACTTATCAGATGCAGATTTTAGTAAAGCCAAACAAATTTATTTTGAACGTTGTGCTGGTTGTCATGGTGTACTTAGAAAAGGCGCAACAGGAAAAGCCTTAGTACCGAAGGAAACACAAGCAAAAGGCCAAGTATATTTAGAAACCTTTATTAAGTTTGGTTCTCCAGGTGGCATGCCTAGCTGGAAAGATGAGCTTAGCCCAGAAGAAGTTACGCTCATGGCCAACTATATTCAGCACGACCCACCCACCCCACCAGAGTTTGGTATGAAGGAGATGAAAGCAACGTGGAAAGTCGCTATCAAACCTGAAGATCGACCTAAAAAGCAATTAAATAAACTCAACTTATCCAATTTATTTTCAGTTACTTTACGAGATGCGGGACAAATAGCCTTAGTTGATGGTGATACGAAAAATATTGTTAAAGTTATCAATACTGGCTATGCCGTGCATATTTCCCGTTTATCTTCATCAGGACGCTATTTATTTGTGATTGGCCGTGATGCTAAAATCAATATGATTGATTTATGGATGAAAGAACCTGCCAGTGTTGCGGAAATTAAAGTAGGCTTGGAAGCTCGCTCAGTAGAAACATCTAAGTTCAAGGGCTTTGAAGACAAATATGCCATTGCAGGATCATACTGGCCACCACAATATGTCATCATGAATGGAGAGTCATTAGAGCCATTAAAAATAGTCTCCACCCGTGGTATGACCGTTGACACGCAAGAATATCACCCAGAACCACGTGTTGCAGCGATTATTGCTTCTCATGAAAAACCGGAGTTTATTGTCAACGTTAAAGAAACTGGTAAAGTGCTATTGGTTAACTACGAGGATATTAATAATCTTAAATCTACCTCTATAGATACAGCCCGCTTTCTCCATGATGGTGGTTGGGACAAATCTCATCGCTACTTCCTGGCTGCGGCTAACAAATCAAACCAAATCGTTGTTATCGATTCACGTAAAGGCAAGTTAGAAGCTATTGTTGATGTGGGTAAAATACCTCATCCAGGACGGGGGGCTAACTTTACTCATCCTAAATATGGCCCAGTTTGGGCGACAAGCCATCTTGGAGATGATTCAATCGCCCTTATTGGTACTGACCCTAGCAAGCATCCTCAATATGCCTGGAAAAAAGTGGATACATTACAAGGCCAAGGCGGTGGTTCCCTCTTTATAAAAACTCATCCTAAATCTAAACACCTTTATGTTGACACACCACTTAACCCTGATGAGAAAATCAGTCAATCCGTTGCAGTCTTTACCCTCAAAAACCTAGATGCAGGCTATAAAGTATTACCTATTGCTGAATGGGCCAATTTAGGTGAAGGACCAAAACGAGTGACTCAGCCTGAATATAATAAAGCAGGTGATGAAGTCTGGTTTTCTGTATGGAATGGTAAAGAGCAACGTTCAGCACTTGTTGTAGTAGATGATAAAACGTTAAAGCTGAAAAAAGTGATTGATGATAAACGCCTAGTAACACCTACAGGAAAGTTCAACGTTCATAATACTCGATTTGATATTTATTAG
- a CDS encoding c-type cytochrome, producing the protein MKILPLFLIGFSLLSATLTTTQAAGDIEAGKAKAALCNGCHGVNGISPNDLWPNLAGQKSGYLIKQLKAFRDNKRNDPMMAGIIKSLNDDDINNLAAYYSSLK; encoded by the coding sequence ATGAAAATCCTACCTCTATTTTTAATCGGCTTTTCTTTACTATCAGCCACATTAACCACTACGCAAGCCGCAGGAGACATCGAAGCAGGCAAAGCAAAAGCAGCGCTTTGTAATGGATGTCATGGTGTTAATGGAATCAGCCCTAATGACTTATGGCCAAACTTAGCAGGACAAAAGTCAGGCTATCTAATTAAACAACTGAAGGCCTTTCGTGATAACAAACGTAATGACCCCATGATGGCTGGTATTATCAAATCACTTAACGATGATGATATAAACAACCTTGCTGCATACTATAGTTCTTTAAAATAA
- a CDS encoding c-type cytochrome, whose amino-acid sequence MVRRFSSSFTLFFSLILMINSSLFAYAETSHRTPSIKKQQALLHLLKQDCGSCHGMLLKGGLGPPLLMKNLEDKPIELIINTILYGRPGTAMPPWQGLLSTQDATWLAQQLKTGVIE is encoded by the coding sequence ATGGTACGACGATTTTCTTCATCATTTACTTTATTTTTTTCATTGATTTTAATGATTAATAGTTCCCTTTTCGCTTATGCTGAAACAAGTCATCGTACTCCAAGTATAAAAAAGCAACAAGCGCTGCTTCATCTATTAAAACAGGACTGTGGGTCTTGTCATGGCATGCTGTTAAAAGGTGGTTTGGGACCACCACTATTAATGAAAAACCTTGAGGATAAGCCTATTGAATTAATTATTAATACCATTCTATATGGTCGCCCAGGTACTGCTATGCCCCCCTGGCAGGGCTTACTCTCAACCCAGGATGCCACATGGTTAGCACAACAGTTAAAAACCGGAGTCATCGAATGA